In Lentimicrobiaceae bacterium, a genomic segment contains:
- the plsX gene encoding phosphate acyltransferase PlsX has protein sequence MKIGLDVMGGDFAPNATIAGAILAHKQLPATDKIILIGDEKIIVEILHHENYAPDNFIIAHAPDVISMGEHPTKALLKKPHSSIGVGFHLLKNKKIDSFASAGSSGAMLVGSIFSVNTVQGVIRPCTSAILPQENGKTSILLDIGTNPDVKPDILYQFALLGSLFSQYVYKISQPRVALLNIGEEEEKGNITCQSAFKLMYNSKDFNFIGNVEGRDLFKSKADVIVCDGFTGNIVLKSVEAMYRLMVKRGFSDDYFKRFNYENYGGTPLLGINAPIILGHGISNDIAIKNMILLSKEVYMAKLPQKIKNAIQNYNDTNEV, from the coding sequence ATGAAAATCGGTTTAGATGTAATGGGAGGTGATTTTGCTCCTAACGCAACCATTGCTGGTGCAATTCTTGCTCACAAGCAATTGCCTGCAACCGACAAAATTATACTTATCGGAGATGAAAAAATTATCGTAGAAATATTGCATCATGAAAATTATGCACCTGATAATTTCATTATTGCTCATGCTCCAGATGTAATAAGTATGGGAGAACACCCAACAAAAGCGTTGCTTAAAAAGCCACACTCAAGTATTGGCGTTGGTTTTCACCTTCTTAAAAATAAAAAAATTGATTCTTTTGCCAGTGCCGGAAGTAGCGGTGCGATGCTTGTAGGATCCATTTTTAGTGTTAATACCGTTCAGGGGGTCATCCGACCTTGCACTTCCGCAATTTTGCCTCAGGAAAACGGTAAAACAAGCATTCTACTTGATATAGGCACAAACCCTGATGTGAAACCAGATATACTGTACCAATTTGCTTTACTGGGTTCATTATTTTCGCAATATGTTTATAAAATTTCTCAACCCAGGGTAGCATTGCTCAACATCGGAGAAGAGGAAGAAAAGGGCAATATAACCTGCCAATCTGCATTCAAATTAATGTACAATTCCAAAGATTTTAATTTTATAGGTAATGTTGAAGGCAGAGATCTTTTTAAAAGCAAAGCAGATGTTATCGTTTGCGATGGATTTACCGGAAATATCGTCCTCAAAAGCGTCGAAGCAATGTACCGTCTGATGGTTAAAAGAGGCTTTTCTGATGATTATTTTAAGAGATTTAATTATGAAAATTATGGAGGAACACCCTTACTGGGAATAAATGCTCCTATAATTTTAGGACATGGAATCTCAAACGATATTGCGATAAAAAACATGATTTTGCTTTCTAAAGAAGTATATATGGCAAAACTTCCCCAAAAAATTAAAAATGCCATTCAAAACTACAACGATACCAACGAAGTGTAG
- a CDS encoding DUF4270 domain-containing protein: protein MNIRTKLVLLTIITTFLFQSCKKEPSELGLDITPAGDQLNFEYCDTLTIDARTILDDSIRTDETSPVILGSFYDPEFGKTTASIYTQLRLKSTDISFGENPTLDSIVLKLQYDGIYGETNTPQHFTVYELSGNLIKDTAYYSNQTKPHYDQAIGNVTFFPHPYDSVKIDTINYAPHLRIRLSDEFGNKFIHAADSIFLNNEAFLRFLKGICIFSDPVNTIGKGAMLYFNLLNPQSEMVLYYQNDSANSLKQNFVINQYAAFFTHFDHYGYAHASNELKAQLAGDSVAAQRKLYLQSMGGTKVKFRIPYLLQLAKSGKIVINQAELVVKADMPTFGGSKYLSAPPSLTLRKNLNDTSMSVLIDETEGSGYFGGTLNNKNEYRFRITRYVQSMFEEDAEPNQELFLFTRNKAYRVMINGRTTPVDRLRLQIFYTHLKN, encoded by the coding sequence GTGAACATCAGAACAAAGCTTGTATTATTGACGATTATAACCACTTTCCTGTTTCAATCCTGCAAAAAAGAACCTTCTGAACTTGGATTGGATATTACTCCTGCTGGCGATCAATTGAATTTTGAATATTGCGATACGCTCACTATTGATGCCAGAACCATATTAGATGACTCGATTCGTACTGACGAAACGTCACCTGTAATTTTAGGTTCGTTTTACGACCCAGAGTTCGGAAAAACTACAGCCAGCATCTACACACAGTTGCGGTTAAAATCAACAGATATTAGCTTTGGCGAAAATCCCACATTGGATTCTATTGTTTTAAAACTGCAATACGATGGGATTTATGGCGAAACAAATACACCACAGCATTTTACCGTTTATGAACTTTCCGGCAACCTTATAAAAGATACCGCTTATTATTCCAATCAGACAAAACCGCATTACGACCAGGCAATTGGCAATGTCACTTTTTTTCCACACCCATACGACAGCGTAAAAATTGATACCATAAACTATGCACCCCATTTACGAATCCGCTTATCTGACGAATTTGGCAATAAATTTATCCATGCTGCTGACAGTATTTTCCTCAATAATGAAGCCTTTCTGAGATTTTTAAAGGGTATATGTATATTTTCTGATCCTGTAAATACAATAGGAAAAGGAGCTATGCTGTATTTTAATCTGCTGAACCCACAAAGCGAAATGGTGCTTTATTATCAAAATGATAGCGCTAATTCATTGAAACAAAATTTTGTAATAAACCAATATGCTGCCTTTTTCACTCATTTTGATCACTATGGATATGCTCATGCCTCCAATGAACTTAAGGCGCAACTTGCCGGAGATTCTGTTGCAGCACAGAGAAAACTCTACCTGCAATCAATGGGTGGTACTAAGGTTAAATTCCGTATCCCCTACCTGTTACAATTAGCTAAGTCAGGAAAAATAGTTATTAACCAGGCAGAACTTGTTGTAAAAGCTGACATGCCAACATTTGGGGGAAGCAAATATTTATCAGCCCCACCATCATTGACATTAAGAAAAAATCTCAACGATACAAGCATGAGTGTACTTATTGACGAGACAGAAGGAAGTGGCTATTTTGGCGGTACTTTAAACAATAAAAATGAATATCGCTTTCGCATAACCCGTTATGTACAATCCATGTTTGAAGAGGATGCTGAACCAAATCAGGAGCTGTTTTTGTTCACCCGAAATAAAGCGTACCGTGTTATGATTAACGGCAGAACTACTCCGGTTGACAGGTTACGTCTGCAGATATTTTATACCCATCTGAAAAATTAA
- a CDS encoding PorT family protein, which produces MKKRVFSLGIILLTILLMPNVQAQKFGGGFQFGLSTSEISGDRFNGPSKAGIYLGAFTNLRLSTKTSLQLELNYVQKGSRKVPDSTSTDSYLLRINYMELPLFVKYDITSKIIFEAGPYIGFLIHHYEEQNYEEVISDPPFEKTDIGANIGLYYTLLKHLRANVRYSNTLFFPVQKRGSGNTYWLKKGRYNEVLSFTLHYNF; this is translated from the coding sequence ATGAAAAAAAGGGTTTTTTCTTTAGGTATTATATTGTTAACCATTTTATTAATGCCAAATGTACAAGCACAAAAATTTGGAGGCGGGTTTCAGTTTGGGCTTAGTACCAGTGAAATTTCTGGCGACAGATTTAATGGACCAAGCAAAGCAGGAATTTATTTAGGCGCATTTACCAACTTAAGGTTATCAACAAAAACTTCATTGCAACTTGAATTAAATTATGTGCAAAAAGGCAGCAGAAAGGTTCCGGATTCTACTTCTACCGATTCATATTTATTAAGAATAAATTATATGGAACTTCCTTTATTTGTTAAATATGACATTACTTCAAAAATAATCTTCGAAGCAGGTCCCTATATTGGATTCTTAATTCACCATTATGAAGAACAAAATTATGAGGAAGTGATTTCAGATCCACCGTTTGAAAAAACAGATATTGGTGCTAATATAGGGTTATATTATACTTTGTTAAAACATTTGCGTGCCAATGTTCGCTATTCCAATACCCTGTTTTTCCCAGTTCAAAAAAGAGGTTCGGGAAATACTTACTGGCTTAAAAAAGGCAGGTATAACGAAGTGTTGAGCTTTACCCTACATTACAATTTTTAA
- a CDS encoding ketoacyl-ACP synthase III, whose product MRTIKAAITGVGAYLPEYILKNDELSRMVDTSDEWIMTRIGIKERRILKGEGKGTSDLGSKAVKDLLKKTGVQPEEIDLLICATVTPDMQFPATANIISEKCGIKNAFSYDLNAGCSGFLYALTTASKFVECGTNKKVIVVGAEKMSSIVDYSDRATCPIFGDGAGAVLLEPTFEDIGIIDTLLQTDGSGKIHLHQKAGGSVLPPSHETIDARLHYIYQEGQPVFKWAVSKMADVAVEMMNRHNLKPEDIAWLVPHQANMRIIEATANRMKISKDQVMINIQKYGNTTAATLPLCLWEWEKNLYKEDKIILATFGAGFTWGAIYLKWAYNPR is encoded by the coding sequence ATGAGAACGATTAAAGCAGCTATTACCGGAGTGGGAGCCTACCTGCCGGAATATATCCTGAAAAATGACGAACTCAGCCGAATGGTGGACACATCCGATGAATGGATAATGACCCGGATTGGTATCAAGGAAAGAAGAATCTTGAAAGGAGAGGGAAAAGGAACCTCTGATTTGGGAAGTAAAGCGGTAAAGGACTTGCTTAAAAAAACCGGAGTTCAGCCGGAAGAAATAGATTTGCTGATTTGCGCTACCGTAACCCCCGATATGCAGTTTCCGGCTACAGCCAACATTATCAGCGAAAAGTGTGGTATTAAAAATGCCTTTAGCTACGATTTAAATGCCGGTTGTTCGGGTTTTTTATATGCCCTTACCACTGCTTCCAAATTTGTGGAATGCGGTACCAATAAAAAAGTAATTGTTGTCGGAGCAGAGAAAATGTCTTCTATCGTTGACTATAGCGATCGTGCTACCTGCCCAATTTTTGGAGATGGCGCTGGTGCAGTTCTGCTTGAACCAACCTTCGAGGATATAGGAATTATTGACACATTGCTGCAAACCGACGGCTCGGGAAAAATACATTTACACCAGAAAGCAGGAGGCTCAGTACTTCCTCCTTCGCACGAAACTATTGATGCACGATTGCATTATATTTACCAGGAGGGACAACCGGTTTTCAAATGGGCGGTATCGAAAATGGCTGATGTTGCCGTTGAAATGATGAACAGGCACAATCTGAAACCAGAAGATATTGCGTGGTTAGTTCCCCATCAGGCAAATATGCGGATTATTGAAGCAACAGCTAATAGGATGAAAATCAGCAAAGACCAGGTTATGATAAATATTCAGAAATATGGGAATACCACTGCTGCTACACTTCCTTTGTGTTTATGGGAATGGGAAAAAAATTTATATAAGGAAGATAAGATTATTCTTGCTACCTTTGGAGCAGGATTTACTTGGGGTGCCATATACCTGAAATGGGCATACAATCCCCGGTAA
- the glmS gene encoding glutamine--fructose-6-phosphate transaminase (isomerizing), which translates to MCGIVAYLGPRQAQPILMKGLHRLEYRGYDSAGIAVINGNLKLFKSQGKVQELEELIKDKDVSGTIGIAHTRWATHGEPNTINAHPHFSPSKKMAIIHNGIIENYASLKKELEKRGSVFTSKTDTEVLIHLIEDIQVNEKVMLEEAFRMALSQVVGAYAIVVISEDYPDMLLAAKKGSPLVVGIGKDEYFVASDATPIIEYTNNVVYLNEEEIAIVRRNKPLKIKTIANKDKTPYIQHLEINLSALEREGYPHFMLKEIYEQPRSIQDSMRGRIHSQQGFVQLGGIAEFEQKIMNAERIVFIACGTSWHAALVGEYLFEELARVPVEVEYASEFRYRNPIICEKDVVIAISQSGETADTLAAIELAKSKGATIIGICNVVGSSIARATHAGSYTHAGPEIGVASTKAFTAQVTVLTLMALSIAHKSGTISRSHFQQLINELENIPQKVEKTLLVNDQIVELSKILKDSTNALYLGRGYNFPVALEGALKLKEISYIHAEGYPAAEMKHGPIALIDKNMPVVVIATKHGIYEKVVSNIEEIKARKGIIIAIVTEGDTQVKNLVDYSIEIPETEEMLVPLLATIPLQLLAYHIAVMRGNNVDQPRNLAKSVTVE; encoded by the coding sequence ATGTGTGGAATTGTTGCCTATTTAGGACCCCGGCAAGCACAGCCTATCCTTATGAAAGGATTGCATCGCTTGGAATACAGAGGATACGACAGTGCCGGAATTGCTGTAATCAACGGTAATCTGAAACTTTTTAAAAGCCAGGGAAAAGTTCAGGAGTTAGAAGAACTTATTAAAGATAAAGACGTAAGTGGAACTATCGGAATAGCACATACACGCTGGGCAACCCACGGGGAACCCAATACAATAAATGCACATCCCCATTTCTCTCCTTCCAAAAAAATGGCTATTATACATAATGGCATCATCGAAAATTATGCTTCCCTGAAAAAAGAACTGGAAAAAAGAGGATCTGTTTTTACCAGCAAGACGGATACCGAAGTTTTAATTCACCTTATCGAAGATATACAGGTAAATGAAAAGGTTATGTTGGAAGAAGCCTTCCGGATGGCTTTATCGCAGGTGGTTGGAGCTTATGCCATTGTAGTAATATCTGAAGATTACCCGGATATGTTACTTGCTGCCAAAAAAGGAAGCCCCTTGGTTGTTGGTATTGGTAAAGATGAATACTTTGTAGCTTCTGATGCCACGCCTATAATAGAATATACAAATAATGTGGTTTATCTGAACGAGGAAGAAATTGCCATCGTCCGGCGTAACAAACCTCTTAAGATTAAAACCATTGCCAATAAGGATAAAACACCTTATATCCAGCATCTGGAAATAAACCTCAGTGCATTGGAAAGAGAAGGATATCCGCATTTTATGCTGAAAGAAATTTATGAACAGCCCCGTTCTATTCAGGATAGTATGCGCGGAAGAATACATTCACAACAAGGTTTTGTACAATTAGGCGGTATTGCCGAATTTGAACAAAAGATAATGAATGCGGAACGTATCGTTTTCATTGCATGTGGAACTTCCTGGCACGCGGCACTTGTTGGAGAGTATCTGTTTGAAGAACTGGCACGCGTTCCGGTAGAAGTAGAATACGCATCGGAATTCAGGTATCGTAATCCCATCATATGTGAAAAAGATGTGGTGATTGCCATATCACAATCGGGAGAAACCGCTGATACCCTGGCTGCTATTGAACTTGCCAAATCCAAAGGAGCTACCATTATAGGTATATGCAATGTAGTGGGATCTTCTATTGCCCGTGCAACGCATGCAGGCAGTTATACCCATGCAGGACCGGAAATCGGAGTTGCTTCTACCAAAGCTTTTACTGCACAAGTAACCGTACTTACCCTCATGGCTTTATCCATTGCACACAAAAGCGGAACCATTTCCCGCTCCCACTTTCAGCAGCTCATCAACGAATTGGAAAACATTCCCCAAAAGGTGGAAAAAACGCTATTGGTAAATGACCAGATTGTTGAACTTTCGAAAATCCTTAAAGATTCCACTAATGCTCTTTACCTGGGACGTGGTTATAATTTCCCGGTAGCACTGGAGGGCGCACTTAAACTCAAGGAAATCTCTTATATTCACGCCGAGGGCTATCCTGCTGCTGAAATGAAACATGGTCCTATCGCTTTGATTGATAAAAATATGCCTGTTGTTGTAATTGCAACTAAACATGGTATTTACGAAAAGGTGGTTTCGAATATAGAAGAAATAAAAGCAAGAAAAGGGATAATCATTGCCATCGTTACCGAGGGCGATACTCAGGTAAAAAACCTTGTAGACTATTCTATCGAAATCCCAGAAACAGAAGAAATGCTGGTTCCATTACTGGCAACCATTCCGCTTCAGCTTTTGGCTTATCATATTGCTGTAATGCGCGGTAACAATGTAGATCAGCCGAGGAATCTTGCAAAATCGGTAACAGTAGAATAA
- the rpmF gene encoding 50S ribosomal protein L32, with product MPNPKHRFSKTRSAKRRTHYKAEAPTIIVCSNCGASVLYHRVCPECGYYKGKLAIEKEATA from the coding sequence ATGCCAAATCCAAAACACAGGTTTTCAAAAACAAGAAGCGCAAAAAGACGCACGCATTACAAAGCAGAAGCACCTACGATTATTGTTTGTTCAAATTGTGGCGCATCTGTTCTTTATCACAGGGTTTGCCCCGAATGCGGTTATTATAAAGGGAAATTAGCTATTGAGAAAGAAGCAACTGCTTAA
- a CDS encoding FAD-dependent oxidoreductase, with amino-acid sequence MHKIEKHPILDVPVTEKTTFLFNGKKIMGEKGFTIAAALHQAGYPVHSHSLSNRERSLECGIGKCGACEMLVDGEIKRICITTVDGIKNVSEIPKNFIPNIIEVGKNEPVKIYKTTVTIIGAGPAGLAVREELNRHKIDNIVIDNNSKIGGQFNMQTHQFFFFEKEKKFGGMRGFEIAQTLAGKDLNGIFLNSTVWDILEGKKLAIKNIKTNEIFYIEAQYLVISTGAVPFMPTFENDDLPGVYTAAVVQKMMNTEFTLLGKNVLTVGAGNIGYLTSYQLMQAGAHVKAIIEAQLTEGGFPVQANRVRRLGIPILTSHILLKAIPNADHDGIIGAVVAECENFKPIPGTEKIIEGIDAINICTGLVPDDQLLIKGNEVFGRNCYGAGDALRIGEGTSAVLRGKQVAYEILEALDEHYLYDDYLALSKEYIDSQQHPLKVIDIPFCPSDERIKSKPFVQIDCLYGFACNPCEFACPHGAITKTSTSTVPQIDFDKCIGCMDCVYQCPGLAIFGYAVNKDWLFLPIEYEASEKAEVYLVDNYGKKLGEGIIEKILYKPNKTNIARIKALDIHGKDLLQIRGFIVKKQYPKPIEMIPTQYQYNANPYVCHCDDVTLTEILDTITDRKFISVDEIKHTTRLGMGACRGKRCIKRLKQTLIGSGISIVGEATPRGPLSNQLSLGELFPRTEKDKIIPYLIGKEIKKEIVQSFVAGGGIGGSALFRYLSEARLKPIMINFERGSSWRNIAGGRPAFSLPEIAEIARKNHEIFAELQKIHNINFRNTRYVTFAHDAPTYKSLEESCSWSDAYMVEPRDFSKEISPFINPKLNETYLSALITRDCWQATPGKVIDLIRRIGLDNGGQILEDCKLIDVKKENSTYYILIQNHNKEYVEYQSEIFVNAMGAGGEIFARKLGIETGLYSIKHQAFITRRLPMMGINGSPLDMIIDRRKYKGFSAVYGQQLGETGQIIGCASPAVEPLEADKNLKINSKEFLEISAEIFVNWFPKLSSVGFQAVWAGYYVEPRMYIDPELGLFLGLRGHGFMLSQYLAKMYVDKLTGKEIPTYFERLKLQGDGLLESAFK; translated from the coding sequence ATGCATAAAATCGAAAAACATCCCATACTTGATGTTCCTGTAACCGAAAAAACCACTTTTCTTTTCAACGGAAAAAAAATAATGGGTGAAAAAGGTTTTACCATTGCTGCAGCACTGCACCAGGCAGGATACCCTGTACACAGCCACAGTCTTTCTAACCGGGAGCGTAGCCTCGAATGTGGAATTGGGAAATGTGGTGCATGCGAAATGCTTGTTGATGGTGAAATAAAACGCATATGTATTACCACCGTTGATGGTATAAAAAATGTAAGTGAAATACCCAAAAACTTTATCCCCAATATTATTGAGGTGGGTAAAAACGAGCCGGTAAAAATTTATAAAACTACCGTAACGATAATTGGCGCAGGACCTGCGGGTCTTGCTGTAAGAGAAGAACTGAATCGGCATAAGATTGATAATATTGTAATTGACAATAATTCAAAAATTGGCGGGCAGTTTAATATGCAAACGCATCAATTTTTCTTTTTCGAAAAAGAAAAAAAATTTGGCGGTATGCGCGGTTTTGAAATTGCCCAAACTTTAGCAGGAAAAGACTTGAACGGAATATTTTTGAATTCTACTGTTTGGGATATTTTGGAAGGGAAAAAACTGGCAATTAAAAACATTAAAACCAACGAAATATTTTATATAGAAGCACAATACCTTGTAATATCAACAGGCGCAGTGCCATTTATGCCAACTTTTGAAAATGATGATCTGCCGGGGGTATATACAGCAGCCGTTGTACAGAAAATGATGAATACTGAATTTACCCTTTTGGGTAAAAATGTACTCACCGTAGGTGCAGGAAATATAGGATACCTTACATCTTACCAACTGATGCAAGCTGGTGCTCATGTAAAAGCCATCATAGAAGCCCAGCTAACAGAAGGAGGTTTTCCGGTGCAGGCAAACAGGGTACGAAGACTCGGCATCCCAATTTTAACATCCCATATTTTGCTTAAAGCTATTCCCAATGCTGATCATGATGGAATAATTGGAGCCGTGGTTGCTGAATGTGAAAATTTTAAACCCATACCAGGCACGGAAAAAATAATTGAAGGAATAGATGCCATTAATATTTGTACCGGTTTGGTTCCAGATGACCAGTTATTGATAAAAGGTAATGAAGTTTTTGGAAGAAATTGTTACGGTGCGGGCGATGCTTTAAGAATAGGAGAAGGCACAAGTGCTGTTTTAAGAGGCAAACAGGTTGCCTACGAAATTCTGGAAGCATTGGATGAACATTATTTGTATGATGATTATCTTGCACTTTCAAAAGAATATATTGATTCGCAACAGCATCCTTTAAAGGTGATAGATATACCTTTCTGTCCTTCTGATGAAAGAATAAAAAGTAAACCATTTGTTCAGATTGACTGTCTGTATGGTTTTGCCTGTAATCCCTGCGAATTTGCCTGTCCACATGGCGCCATCACCAAAACCTCTACGAGTACAGTTCCGCAAATTGATTTTGACAAATGCATAGGGTGCATGGATTGCGTTTACCAATGTCCCGGGCTTGCAATTTTTGGATATGCTGTAAATAAAGACTGGTTGTTTCTTCCCATTGAATACGAAGCCTCGGAAAAAGCGGAAGTTTACCTGGTGGATAACTATGGTAAAAAGCTGGGAGAAGGAATAATTGAAAAAATTCTTTATAAACCAAATAAAACAAATATAGCCAGGATAAAAGCCCTGGATATCCACGGGAAAGATCTTTTGCAGATAAGAGGATTTATTGTAAAAAAACAATATCCCAAGCCTATCGAAATGATTCCTACCCAATACCAATACAATGCCAATCCCTATGTTTGTCATTGCGACGATGTTACACTAACAGAAATTTTAGATACCATCACTGATAGAAAATTTATTTCTGTTGATGAAATAAAGCATACCACCCGTTTGGGTATGGGTGCCTGTAGGGGAAAAAGATGTATAAAAAGACTAAAACAAACTTTGATTGGCTCAGGTATTTCGATAGTGGGGGAGGCTACACCGAGAGGTCCTCTCTCCAATCAATTATCATTAGGCGAATTGTTTCCGAGAACAGAAAAAGATAAAATTATTCCCTATCTAATTGGAAAAGAAATTAAAAAGGAAATCGTGCAATCTTTTGTTGCAGGAGGAGGAATTGGAGGAAGCGCTCTTTTCCGGTATCTTTCCGAAGCCAGATTAAAACCTATAATGATTAATTTTGAAAGAGGTTCTTCGTGGCGAAATATTGCCGGTGGACGACCAGCCTTCAGCTTGCCTGAAATAGCAGAAATAGCCCGCAAAAACCATGAAATATTCGCCGAATTACAAAAAATTCACAATATTAATTTTCGCAATACCCGGTATGTAACTTTTGCGCACGACGCACCCACTTACAAATCTCTTGAAGAATCCTGCTCCTGGTCGGATGCCTACATGGTTGAACCCCGTGATTTTTCAAAAGAAATTTCACCTTTTATTAACCCGAAACTCAATGAGACTTATTTGTCGGCTTTAATAACCCGTGATTGCTGGCAAGCAACTCCAGGCAAGGTAATTGACCTGATTCGCCGAATAGGTTTGGATAATGGAGGTCAAATCCTTGAAGATTGTAAGTTGATAGATGTAAAAAAAGAAAACTCTACCTATTACATACTCATACAAAACCATAACAAAGAGTATGTGGAATACCAGAGCGAAATTTTTGTAAATGCAATGGGAGCCGGAGGCGAAATTTTTGCCCGGAAATTAGGCATAGAAACAGGATTGTACTCGATAAAACATCAAGCGTTTATTACCCGGCGCTTACCCATGATGGGCATAAACGGAAGTCCACTCGACATGATAATTGACCGTCGGAAATACAAAGGTTTTAGTGCCGTTTATGGACAACAATTAGGCGAAACAGGTCAAATAATAGGCTGTGCTTCACCGGCTGTAGAGCCTTTGGAAGCAGATAAAAATTTAAAAATCAATTCCAAAGAGTTCCTCGAAATTTCTGCCGAAATATTTGTCAACTGGTTTCCAAAACTTTCTTCGGTGGGTTTCCAGGCGGTATGGGCTGGTTATTATGTTGAACCCCGCATGTACATTGACCCCGAACTCGGATTATTCCTCGGTTTACGTGGACATGGGTTTATGTTAAGTCAATACCTTGCAAAAATGTATGTTGACAAACTCACGGGAAAAGAAATTCCCACTTATTTTGAAAGACTTAAACTGCAAGGCGACGGGCTGCTGGAAAGCGCTTTTAAATAA
- a CDS encoding glycogen/starch synthase, translated as MEKTRILFVTQEITPYLPESNMGTICRYLPQAVQENGKEIRTFMPRFGNINERRNQLHEVIRLSGMNLIIDNTDHPLIIKVASIQSARMQIYFIDNEDYFQRKFIFHDKNQKFFKDNDERAIFFVRGVLETVKKLGWSPDIIHCHGWMTSLLPLYVKRAYRDNPLFAETKVIYSVYDDAFEGNMSKDFSQKIKMEGITNKDLKYYKKSNFVSLMQSAIDYSDGLIISCETINAEVSDYLTNSRKPFLPYQPIDNFIEKYSNFYNEILTKETID; from the coding sequence ATGGAAAAAACCAGGATATTATTTGTAACCCAGGAAATTACACCTTACCTACCGGAGAGTAATATGGGAACCATTTGCCGGTATTTGCCACAAGCGGTACAGGAAAATGGAAAAGAAATCAGGACTTTTATGCCCCGGTTTGGAAACATTAACGAAAGGAGAAATCAACTGCATGAAGTAATCCGTCTTTCGGGTATGAACCTGATAATTGACAATACAGACCATCCTCTTATCATCAAAGTTGCTTCAATTCAAAGTGCCCGGATGCAAATTTATTTCATTGACAATGAAGATTATTTTCAAAGAAAATTTATTTTTCACGACAAAAACCAGAAGTTTTTTAAAGATAATGATGAACGGGCTATTTTCTTTGTTCGCGGAGTGCTTGAAACGGTTAAAAAATTAGGTTGGTCGCCCGATATTATTCACTGTCATGGCTGGATGACCAGTTTATTGCCTTTGTATGTTAAACGTGCCTACAGGGATAACCCTCTTTTTGCAGAAACAAAAGTGATTTATTCTGTTTATGATGATGCTTTCGAGGGAAACATGAGCAAAGATTTTTCCCAGAAAATTAAAATGGAAGGAATAACAAATAAAGATCTCAAATACTATAAAAAATCAAACTTCGTTAGTTTAATGCAAAGTGCTATTGACTATTCTGACGGTTTAATAATTAGTTGTGAAACAATAAATGCGGAAGTGTCTGATTATCTAACCAATTCAAGAAAACCTTTTTTGCCCTATCAGCCCATTGATAACTTTATTGAAAAATATTCCAATTTTTATAATGAAATCCTGACGAAAGAGACTATTGATTAA
- a CDS encoding DUF177 domain-containing protein, translating to MDYINGFVVQFSGLSLGLHPFDFEIDQRFFDQIEYSEIRNGNIKVHLDFDKHERMFILDFHISGEIEVICNRCAELFAYPIQGKERLIVKIGETTPENTEEDILIISETEYKLDLSGLLYEYISLMLPFRVVHPEDEYGNSKCNPEMIKKIEEMAPRQQPDPRWDSLKKLINNEQENNN from the coding sequence ATGGATTACATAAACGGTTTCGTAGTCCAATTCAGTGGGTTAAGTTTAGGCTTACATCCATTTGATTTTGAAATTGACCAAAGGTTCTTTGACCAAATTGAATATTCCGAAATTCGGAATGGTAACATAAAAGTGCATCTTGACTTCGACAAGCATGAACGAATGTTTATTCTCGATTTTCACATATCGGGTGAAATTGAAGTGATATGCAATCGTTGTGCAGAACTTTTTGCATATCCCATTCAGGGCAAAGAAAGGCTTATTGTTAAAATAGGGGAGACCACACCAGAAAATACAGAAGAAGATATTTTGATAATAAGCGAAACAGAATACAAATTAGATTTAAGCGGATTGCTTTATGAGTATATCAGTTTGATGCTACCGTTTCGTGTTGTTCATCCTGAAGATGAATATGGAAATAGCAAGTGCAACCCGGAAATGATTAAAAAAATTGAAGAAATGGCTCCCCGGCAACAACCCGATCCCCGGTGGGATTCGCTGAAAAAACTGATTAATAATGAACAAGAAAATAATAATTAA